A window of Lusitaniella coriacea LEGE 07157 genomic DNA:
CCCCCCAGCAGAAGTCTTTACCGGATCGCCAAGGCATTGATGGGATTAAAAATATCCTGGCAATCTCTAGCGGAAAAGGCGGCGTGGGCAAGAGTACCGTGGCGACGAATATTGCTGTGGCATTGGCTCAAAGTGGCGCTAAAGTGGGCTTGTTGGATGCGGATATTTACGGTCCAAATGCTCCAACAATGCTCGGATTGACCGATGCGAAGGTCATCACCCAAAAAGACGATCGCGGTCAGGATATTTTGGAGCCTGCTTTTAATTACGGGATTAAGATGGTGTCGATGGGATTTCTGATCGACCCGGATCAGCCAGTAATGTGGCGCGGTCCCATGCTGAATGGTATTATTCGCCAATTCCTCTATCAGGTGAATTGGGGGGAATTGGATTATTTGGTGGTGGATATGCCGCCGGGAACGGGAGACGCGCAATTGACGATGGCGCAGGCGGTTCCGATGGCAGGCGTGGCGATTGTCACGACACCGCAAACGGTTTCTTTGGTGGATGCTCGTCGGGGATTAAAGATGTTCGAGCAGCTTGGGGTGAAGGTGCTGGGAATTGTTGAGAATATGAGCTATTTTATTCCGCCAGATTTGCCGGACAAGCGTTACGATCTGTTTGGCTCTGGCGGCGGCGAGAAGACGGCACAGGAATTGCAGGTTCCGATGTTGGGGTGCGTACCGCTCGAAATTCCCTTGCGAGAAGGCGGCGATCGCGGAATTCCCATTGTTGTTGCTGAACCGGACTCTGCATCGGCAAAAGCCCTAACCGCGATCGCGCAACAAATTGCTGCTAAAGTCTCAGTAGCAGCCCTTTCTTGATTTTTTAACTCCGAACGATCGGCAATGATGCAAAAATCTTTAACCCCTTTTCGCTGGTACTCCTTTTTTTCAGCTTGGCAACAAATTGATTTTCTCCTGCTGATTTTAGTTGTCGGACTGACCGCATTGGGGGGAATTGCCATCCGCAGCACCGAACTCAATCAGGGATTGACGGACTGGTGGCAGCACGCGATCATTGGCGGAATTGGCTTAGTTCTAGTGCTATGGATTTCTCGCTTTCGCTACGACACTTTGCTTCAATGGCACTGGGTGACCTACGCCATTACCAACGTACTACTCATTACCGTGCTATTGGTGGGAGTAACAATTAACGGGTCGAAAAGTTGGATCTATATTTCCAGGTTTAGTCTCCAACCCTCTGAATTTGCCAAGGTGGGCTTGATTATCAGCTTGGCGGCGTTACTCCATCACCGTCCCGCTTCGAGTTTGGCAGTTGTGTTCCGCGCCTTCGCGATCGCGGCGGTTCCTTTAGCTTTGATTTCCCAGCAGCCGGATTTGGGAACCTCTTTGGTTTTCGGCGCGATTACCTTGGGAATGCTCTATTGGGCAAATGCCAATCCCGGTTGGTTGATTCTCCTCATCTCGCCCTTGATTGCAGCAATTCTCTATAATATTTTCTTTCCCAGTTGGTTGGCTTGGGCGGTATTGATGGGGATTCTTGCCTGGTTTACGCTCCCGTGGCGCTTTTTGGGAACGATTGGGGCAGTTGCAACAAATTTACTGTCTGGCGGACTAGCAGGCTTTGCCTGGGGACTGCTCAAACCCTACCAAAAAGATCGCTTGGTGCTGTTTCTCCATCCGGAAAAAGACCCGTTGGGGGGAGGATATCACTTGATTCAGTCGCGAATCGCGATCGGTGCGGGAGAAGTGTGGGGACGAGGACTCAATCAAGGGACACAAACGCAACTCAATTTTATTCCCGAACAGCACAACGATTTTATTTTCTCGGCAATTGGGGAAGAATTGGGCTTTGTGGGGTGTTTGTTTGTGGTGATTGCATTCTGGTTAATTTGTTTCCGCTTGGTTCGCATTGCCCTCAAAGCTAATGAAAATTTTGGTTCTCTGCTGGCAATTGGAACGCTGTCAATGATTGTTTTTCAAGCATTCATCAATATCAGCATGACCATTGGACTCGCTCCGATTACCGGAATTCCCCTACCCTACTTGAGTTATGGGGGATCGGCATTGCTGACCAATTTTCTCGCGATCGCGCTGGTGGAATCCGTTGCCAACCATCGGCGAAAACAAACCTTCTAAATTGATAACAATCGAGGCTCCTTGGGGTTTTTGGGTGCTGGGTTTCCCATTTGTCGCGAGTTATGAAAATTATCGTCGCGCGCGATGAGGAAGTGAGACAATAGAGAACATAGAGTCTGGGAATTTCTATGTCTTCTGCTGTCTCTGATACCCCCTACAAAAGCCGCTTGTTTAACTTCGTCAATCGGCAGGTTTTGCAAGTTCGCGATCGCGCGGGAAACGTTCTGCGAAACCTACAAGTGGCAACGCTTTGGGGACTCCAAATTCTTGCTTATCCCGCTTATCTCCTTTTGCAAACGGGTCGCTTGCTCGGACAGCGCGCCGGACAAACCCTGGGGAAATTGGGGGACGCGCGATCGGATGAAGATGCAACCCTAAGACTCCCCACCGCAGACGCACCCATCCAACGGATATTAGAAACGGTCGAACCCTGGCTGTTACAGATGCCACAATTTTCGGCTTTCCAGCGCCAGTCAGGATTAATCTCTGCGTTCCTCTCCCGCAATTCCGCCGCGATCGTTCCGAAAGAAACAAACACAGAAAAAGACATTCTCCCCTCTCCCCCAACAATTCAAAGCATCGCCAGCGCGTTGGAAAATCGCCATTTGGTCTTAGTCTCCGCCGATAATCAAATTTTCGATCTGCTCTCCCCCCAACAACAGCAAACCCTAAACAAACAAATTATTTGGGAAGTCGCCAACCTCAAGCGCCGCCAGAAACAACTGCACGAAACGGCTAGGAGATTGACCATCCCCAGCTATGGACAAGAAGAGACTCGCGTATTAGCGCCCATTCGTTTCTTCTGGCAAGCAATGCGTTGGGTTCAGTGCAGTCCTGTCGCGATCGCGATCGATCTGTTTCGAGAATCAACCCTCGTCCCTCAATCCTCAACTACGACTCTCAGAGTTCTCTCCTTTGAAGAATTTTGCACTCAATTCCAACCCGCCCTTTCCCCAGAAGCCCTGATGCGCATTGATGGAAAGGTTGCAGAGTGGGAAACCCAAGTTTCCGGGGTGGAACTCGTTCGCCGCTTCAACGGCTCTATGGGAGGAATGACTCGGACGCTGCGCGATCGGCTCTCAAACACGACAACAGCGCGAGATATCTCCAACTCTTCCGCCACTGCCGATCCGTTTGCCCTGCAAAGCTTGATTCGAGCGGCAATCAGTCACTTCTTTGGCGATCGCCGCACCGCCTCTTCCGTTTCCGGAGATACAACTGCCTCCGCTTTGTCCGATATCGATCGCGCGCCTGAATCCTTAATCCTTGAAGGTCAAGCGGTTAAAGGCTTACCCATTATCGTTGACGAAGAAGAAAACATTCCCCGCCTCGATCCCTCCCCTAACTTTCCCCAACAAGAAGATCCTTGGCTCTCCTGGAAAGACTTGTTCGACGGTTGGGCAACGGATGAGGAGGAAGAAGAGTTAGAAACAATTGAGGCAGAACTCACTCCCCCGCAACTCCCCAGCGCTCCAGCAACGCCCCCCTTAAAAACCGTTCTTCAAGAACAAAACAAACCGCACTCATCTATTGGAAACGCGCGATCGCGCAAAAAACCCACGGAGAAGTCTGAGGCTTCCTCAAGATCCTCAATCCGACTCAAACCCATTTCAACAAAATCCAATCGCCCGATACCCTCAAGCCATCGCAAAACGAAAAGAAATCAAGCCAATCGTCAACTCGCATCCCGAAGAAAGGAGTCTCTCGAATCCGTATCCGAGTGGATTGATACCGAAGCAACCCCTGTTGGCTATGTGAAACACCCCCTAGAGCAAATTCTAGAGTGGTTGGATCGCATTATGTTGTGGGTGGAAGAGTTGATTTTGGCGGCGTGGCGCTGGATTTATCGTCGCATCCCTTAGTTATAGCCGTTAGGTGTCAGCCAAGATTGCTTCTAGCTTATGACTTTTTGAAATGTCCTAATCTCAAGGCAGAGGGCAGAAGGCAGGAGGCAGGAGGCAGAAAGAAAAGGCTTGAAGGGTAAAGGTTTCAGCGTTGGCTGTTGTCCTAACTGTTCTGACGAGTGCGATAAAAGCGTTGAATCCATCAGCGTATTTTCCCTTGTCTCCCCCCGTCTGTCTGAAGCTATTGAACAACTTAGCAAGGAAACTCTTATTGCCTCGCCTTTTCAGTTTTTTTATCCCGTACAGAGATTATTGGGAAGCGCTACGATTTGCCTGACTAATTTCGCGATCGAGGATTTCCAAGGCTTTGA
This region includes:
- a CDS encoding Mrp/NBP35 family ATP-binding protein is translated as MLDPQSVLDILQPVQDPELQKSLVDLNMIRNVQIQGGTVRFTLVLTTPACPLREFIVEDCKKAVRQLPGVEAVEVEVTAETPQQKSLPDRQGIDGIKNILAISSGKGGVGKSTVATNIAVALAQSGAKVGLLDADIYGPNAPTMLGLTDAKVITQKDDRGQDILEPAFNYGIKMVSMGFLIDPDQPVMWRGPMLNGIIRQFLYQVNWGELDYLVVDMPPGTGDAQLTMAQAVPMAGVAIVTTPQTVSLVDARRGLKMFEQLGVKVLGIVENMSYFIPPDLPDKRYDLFGSGGGEKTAQELQVPMLGCVPLEIPLREGGDRGIPIVVAEPDSASAKALTAIAQQIAAKVSVAALS
- the rodA gene encoding rod shape-determining protein RodA, whose product is MMQKSLTPFRWYSFFSAWQQIDFLLLILVVGLTALGGIAIRSTELNQGLTDWWQHAIIGGIGLVLVLWISRFRYDTLLQWHWVTYAITNVLLITVLLVGVTINGSKSWIYISRFSLQPSEFAKVGLIISLAALLHHRPASSLAVVFRAFAIAAVPLALISQQPDLGTSLVFGAITLGMLYWANANPGWLILLISPLIAAILYNIFFPSWLAWAVLMGILAWFTLPWRFLGTIGAVATNLLSGGLAGFAWGLLKPYQKDRLVLFLHPEKDPLGGGYHLIQSRIAIGAGEVWGRGLNQGTQTQLNFIPEQHNDFIFSAIGEELGFVGCLFVVIAFWLICFRLVRIALKANENFGSLLAIGTLSMIVFQAFINISMTIGLAPITGIPLPYLSYGGSALLTNFLAIALVESVANHRRKQTF